One part of the Epinephelus fuscoguttatus linkage group LG12, E.fuscoguttatus.final_Chr_v1 genome encodes these proteins:
- the stk36 gene encoding serine/threonine-protein kinase 36 isoform X3, whose protein sequence is MNSYHVLELVGEGSFGRVYKGRRRFTGQVVALKFMPKVGRSEKELRSLKREIEIMRDLQHPNIVQLFDSFETETEVVVVTEYAEGQLFQILEDDGHLPESQVREIACQLVSALYYLHSHRILHRDMKPQNILLGKSGVVKLCDFGFARAMSVSTLVLTSIKGTPLYMSPELVEEKPYDHTADLWSLGCILYELHTGAPPFYTNSIFHLVQLIVKDQVKWPDTMSDVCMSFLKGLLTKDPQKRLSWPDLLHHPFVADGVLVLSDTGLFSPLTVSPSPDMMALKLQQVAAKSVPTPGGSRLLRKAIEQMNRGKPVNSDSVKKKKDGVGNERSNSALVAPSPRAKPRSGDVSVTSGHSIMTAVNQSPNPKKQGSVRSKHRGQISRDYEQEFPSVEVGPRLEQRCNEDSQTALQRQDVDSEHYWEKLVQESDPSRQQRELLNHSAIILQLKSMIQAFKAQSSGGAVKESWRIQLPLKVLRNLILTSDLKKSYHIGQELGLPHVLFDLVNDAVENSNSIKPWSVQALGEMIVMLMIYWEKHPDSVEEEHSRLEEFTKPFIIILNQPDLIPLAPLAASVLSLLTQHGVYVEVDADNLTSVLKNLLLDSYEPQLSLPPGWGLCDGLLSLLLHTLSELEHGSGSSCLDSAMFLDLWKKIGTLLTMASPDADFCSANGLHSFLSTALFVFTKDPYSCIPLFSDHESKCVYTLGWLLGTDSLHLFAEGSPGRHELDLSHDSLSVLSCHLLCFPFALDLPSHTMSTILQLYDSCGIVLCLLQVIQTLPPPLLELPLSLLSRLLLCDPERSVSRLGKAACVFFAPAGDSRLTASKHQTLLSRTASSLLSDLLQLDVLWDSAVELLTVLSQVARCSPWPARSQLHLEASVLQQALAHSYDQIRAATCRLLGNLDPFRPPTLRTLQPDIFKSMINCLHDSCTPVRRMACRAVGNWLGHIAAGAGFKMGRSNGKGSDTSGWGKGKQQNKHKCSHNVAAGDLSTIVEQGVDDEEGRRWLEEARRTAAMLAPLITDPDALTRRHCCAALGNLVKVDGALSLLLEEDVSSLLLRAACTDSHNAVRQAAIATLCLYSEQDAIRQVLRSLDASKKLLQASQHAPPQCDYHQLIGQLGCSLRRVYLKTDGVTLV, encoded by the exons ATGAACTCGTATCACGTTTTGGAGCTGGTGGGAGAAGGTTCGTTTGGTCGAGTATACAAGGGAAGGAGAAGATTTACTGGACAG GTGGTGGCTCTGAAGTTCATGCCAAAGGTGGGTCGATCTGAGAAGGAGCTGAGGAGTCTGAAGAGGGAGATAGAGATCATGAGGGACCTTCAACATCCAAATATTGTCCAACTCTTTGACAGCTTTGAGACTGAAACTGAG GTTGTGGTTGTAACTGAGTACGCAGAGGGTCAGTTGTTCCAGATTCTTGAGGACGATGGGCACTTACCAGAAAGCCAG GTCCGTGAGATCGCCTGCCAGCTGGTCTCTGCTCTGTATTACTTGCACTCCCATCGCATCCTTCATCGTGacatgaaaccacaaaatattctgttggGGAAAAGTGGTGTGGTGAAGCTCTGTGACTTTGG GTTTGCCAGGGCCATGAGCGTCTCCACCTTGGTGCTGACTTCTATCAAGGGAACACCACTGTACATGTCCCCTGAGCTGGTGGAGGAGAAACCGTATGACCACACTGCTGATCTCTGGTCTCTGGGCTGCATCCTTTATGAGCTCCACACGGGGGCGCCTCCGTTCTACACTAACTCCATCTTCCACCTGGTGCAGCTTATAGTGAAAGACCAAGTCAAATGGCCAGACACTATGAGCGACGTCTGCATG AGTTTCCTGAAAGGTTTGCTGACCAAAGACCCTCAGAAGCGATTGTCATGGCCAGACCTCCTGCACCATCCCTTTGTTGCTGATGGTGTTTTAG TGCTGTCAGACACAGGCCTTTTCAGCCCTCTGACAGTCTCACCCAGCCCGGACATGATGGCACTGAAACTTCAGCAAGTGGCAGCAAAGTCGGTGCCGACTCCTGGAGGGAGCAGATTGTTGCGAAAGGCCATAGAACAGATGAACAGAGGGAAACCAGTGAACAGTGACAGTGTGAAA AAAAAGAAGGATGGAGTGGGAAATGAAAGGTCCAACTCTGCATTGGTAGCACCGTCTCCGAGAGCCAAGCCCCGCTCTGGTGATGTCTCTGTTACCTCAGGCCACTCGATcatgacagctgtcaatcaaagcCCCAATCCTAAGAAGCAAGGCAGCGTGAGATCAAAACACAG GGGACAGATCAGCAGGGACTATGAACAGGAGTTCCCCTCTGTAGAGGTCGGTCCGCGACTAGAGCAGAGATGCAATGAGGACAGTCAGACCGCACTGCAGAGGCAG GATGTTGACAGTGAGCACTATTGGGAGAAACTGGTCCAAGAATCAGATCCaagcagacagcagagagaaCTATTAAACCACAGTGCCATTATACTTCAACTAAAATCCATGATCCAGGCATTTAAAGCTCAG TCATCAGGTGGCGCTGTTAAAGAATCGTGGCGGATTCAACTACCGCTGAAGGTCTTACGCAACCTTATTCTGACGTCTGACCTCAAGAAGTCGTACCACATTGGTCAGGAACTCGGACTACCCCATGTCCTCTTCGACCTGGTCAATGATGCTGTAGAAAACTCAAATTCCATCAAG CCATGGAGTGTCCAAGCACTTGGAGAAATGATTGTTATGCTTATGATCTACTGGGAGAAACACCCTGACTCTGTGGAAGAAGAGCACAG TAGACTGGAAGAGTTCACCAAACCCTTCATCATAATTCTCAATCAACCAGACCTCATTCCTTTGGCA CCTCTAGCCGCCTCTGTTTTGTCTCTATTGACACAACACGGTGTTTATGTCGAAGTTGATGCAGACAATCTAACGTCTGTGCTGAAAAACCTGCTTTTGGACTCGTATGAG CCCCAgctttctcttcctcctggcTGGGGACTGTGTGATGGCCTCCTGTCTTTACTCCTACACACACTCTCTGAG CTTGAACATGGCTCAGGATCTTCATGTTTAGATTCAGCAATGTTTTTGGATCTATGGAAAAAAATAGGCACTTTACTAACAATGGCATCACCAGACGCAGACTTCTGTTCGGCAAATG GGCTGCATTCCTTTCTGTCTACTGCACTGTTTGTCTTCACGAAGGACCCATACTCATGCATTCCTCTGTTTTCTGACCACGAATCAAAATGTGTATACACCCTTGGCTGGCTGCTGGGCACTGACAG TCTTCATTTGTTTGCTGAGGGCAGTCCAGGGAGACATGAGCTGGATCTGAGTCACGACAGCCTGTCCGTGTTGAGCTGCCACTTGTTGTGCTTTCCATTCGCTCTGGACCTGCCTTCACACACCATGTCTACAATTTTACAGCTGTATGACAGTTGTGGTATTGTTTTGTGCCTCCTGCAG GTAATTCAAACTCTTCCTCCTCCGCTGTTAGAGCTGCCTCTCTCCCTGCTGAGCCGTTTACTCCTCTGTGACCCCGAGCGTTCCGTTTCCCGCCTCGGAAAagctgcttgtgttttttttgcgcCAGCCGGGGACAGCAGACTCACTGCCTCCAAACACCAGACTCTGCTGAGCAGAACTGCTAGCTCACTCCTCTCTGACTTGCTGCAGCTGGATGTGCTGTGGGACTCTGCTGTGGAGCTGTTAACTGTGCTGTCCCAAGTAGCTCGTTGTTCCCCCTGGCCTGCCCGCTCTCAGCTTCACCTGGAAGCCTCAGTGCTGCAGCAGGCGCTGGCTCACTCTTATGACCAGATCAGGGCTGCCACATGCAGACTTTTAGGAAATTTGGATCCATTCAGGCCTCCCACGCTGCGCACCCTGCAACCTGACATTTTCAAAAGCATGATAAACTGTCTCCATGACTCCTGCACGCCTGTCCGGCGGATGGCTTGCAGGGCAGTCGGAAACTGGTTGGGACATATTGCGGCAGGGGCAGGGTTTAAAATGGGTAGGTCCAATGGAAAGGGCAGTGACACTTCAGGGTGGGGCAAAGGgaagcaacaaaataaacacaagtgtTCACACAATGTGGCAGCAGGAGATTTGTCTACTATAGTAGAACAGGGAGTGGACGATGAGGAGGGGCGCAGGTGGTTAGAGGAAGCCAGGAGGACGGCGGCCATGCTGGCGCCTCTGATCACTGACCCTGATGCCCTCACACGTCGTCACTGTTGCGCAGCCCTGGGAAACCTGGTAAAGGTTGATGGAGCTTTATCCTTGTTGTTGGAAGAGGACGTGTCCAGCTTACTTCTGAGAGCGGCATGCACGGATTCCCATAATGCAGTGAGACAAGCTGCCATAGCAACCCTGTGCCTGTACAGCGAGCAGGACGCAATACGTCAG GTCCTGAGGTCCCTCGATGCCAGTAAGAAACTTCTCCAGGCGTCACAACACGCACCTCCACAGTGTGACTATCACCAGCTCATCGGACAGCT
- the stk36 gene encoding serine/threonine-protein kinase 36 isoform X6, with the protein MNSYHVLELVGEGSFGRVYKGRRRFTGQVVALKFMPKVGRSEKELRSLKREIEIMRDLQHPNIVQLFDSFETETEVVVVTEYAEGQLFQILEDDGHLPESQVREIACQLVSALYYLHSHRILHRDMKPQNILLGKSGVVKLCDFGFARAMSVSTLVLTSIKGTPLYMSPELVEEKPYDHTADLWSLGCILYELHTGAPPFYTNSIFHLVQLIVKDQVKWPDTMSDVCMSFLKGLLTKDPQKRLSWPDLLHHPFVADGVLVLSDTGLFSPLTVSPSPDMMALKLQQVAAKSVPTPGGSRLLRKAIEQMNRGKPVNSDSVKKKKDGVGNERSNSALVAPSPRAKPRSGDVSVTSGHSIMTAVNQSPNPKKQGSVRSKHRGQISRDYEQEFPSVEVGPRLEQRCNEDSQTALQRQDVDSEHYWEKLVQESDPSRQQRELLNHSAIILQLKSMIQAFKAQSSGGAVKESWRIQLPLKVLRNLILTSDLKKSYHIGQELGLPHVLFDLVNDAVENSNSIKQPWSVQALGEMIVMLMIYWEKHPDSVEEEHSRLEEFTKPFIIILNQPDLIPLAPLAASVLSLLTQHGVYVEVDADNLTSVLKNLLLDSYEPQLSLPPGWGLCDGLLSLLLHTLSELEHGSGSSCLDSAMFLDLWKKIGTLLTMASPDADFCSANGLHSFLSTALFVFTKDPYSCIPLFSDHESKCVYTLGWLLGTDSLHLFAEGSPGRHELDLSHDSLSVLSCHLLCFPFALDLPSHTMSTILQLYDSCGIVLCLLQVIQTLPPPLLELPLSLLSRLLLCDPERSVSRLGKAACVFFAPAGDSRLTASKHQTLLSRTASSLLSDLLQLDVLWDSAVELLTVLSQVARCSPWPARSQLHLEASVLQQALAHSYDQIRAATCRLLGNLDPFRPPTLRTLQPDIFKSMINCLHDSCTPVRRMACRAVGNWLGHIAAGAGFKMGRSNGKGSDTSGWGKGKQQNKHKCSHNVAAGDLSTIVEQGVDDEEGRRWLEEARRTAAMLAPLITDPDALTRRHCCAALGNLVKVDGALSLLLEEDVSSLLLRAACTDSHNAVRQAAIATLCLYSEQDAIRQVLRSLDASKKLLQASQHAPPQCDYHQLIGQLL; encoded by the exons ATGAACTCGTATCACGTTTTGGAGCTGGTGGGAGAAGGTTCGTTTGGTCGAGTATACAAGGGAAGGAGAAGATTTACTGGACAG GTGGTGGCTCTGAAGTTCATGCCAAAGGTGGGTCGATCTGAGAAGGAGCTGAGGAGTCTGAAGAGGGAGATAGAGATCATGAGGGACCTTCAACATCCAAATATTGTCCAACTCTTTGACAGCTTTGAGACTGAAACTGAG GTTGTGGTTGTAACTGAGTACGCAGAGGGTCAGTTGTTCCAGATTCTTGAGGACGATGGGCACTTACCAGAAAGCCAG GTCCGTGAGATCGCCTGCCAGCTGGTCTCTGCTCTGTATTACTTGCACTCCCATCGCATCCTTCATCGTGacatgaaaccacaaaatattctgttggGGAAAAGTGGTGTGGTGAAGCTCTGTGACTTTGG GTTTGCCAGGGCCATGAGCGTCTCCACCTTGGTGCTGACTTCTATCAAGGGAACACCACTGTACATGTCCCCTGAGCTGGTGGAGGAGAAACCGTATGACCACACTGCTGATCTCTGGTCTCTGGGCTGCATCCTTTATGAGCTCCACACGGGGGCGCCTCCGTTCTACACTAACTCCATCTTCCACCTGGTGCAGCTTATAGTGAAAGACCAAGTCAAATGGCCAGACACTATGAGCGACGTCTGCATG AGTTTCCTGAAAGGTTTGCTGACCAAAGACCCTCAGAAGCGATTGTCATGGCCAGACCTCCTGCACCATCCCTTTGTTGCTGATGGTGTTTTAG TGCTGTCAGACACAGGCCTTTTCAGCCCTCTGACAGTCTCACCCAGCCCGGACATGATGGCACTGAAACTTCAGCAAGTGGCAGCAAAGTCGGTGCCGACTCCTGGAGGGAGCAGATTGTTGCGAAAGGCCATAGAACAGATGAACAGAGGGAAACCAGTGAACAGTGACAGTGTGAAA AAAAAGAAGGATGGAGTGGGAAATGAAAGGTCCAACTCTGCATTGGTAGCACCGTCTCCGAGAGCCAAGCCCCGCTCTGGTGATGTCTCTGTTACCTCAGGCCACTCGATcatgacagctgtcaatcaaagcCCCAATCCTAAGAAGCAAGGCAGCGTGAGATCAAAACACAG GGGACAGATCAGCAGGGACTATGAACAGGAGTTCCCCTCTGTAGAGGTCGGTCCGCGACTAGAGCAGAGATGCAATGAGGACAGTCAGACCGCACTGCAGAGGCAG GATGTTGACAGTGAGCACTATTGGGAGAAACTGGTCCAAGAATCAGATCCaagcagacagcagagagaaCTATTAAACCACAGTGCCATTATACTTCAACTAAAATCCATGATCCAGGCATTTAAAGCTCAG TCATCAGGTGGCGCTGTTAAAGAATCGTGGCGGATTCAACTACCGCTGAAGGTCTTACGCAACCTTATTCTGACGTCTGACCTCAAGAAGTCGTACCACATTGGTCAGGAACTCGGACTACCCCATGTCCTCTTCGACCTGGTCAATGATGCTGTAGAAAACTCAAATTCCATCAAG CAGCCATGGAGTGTCCAAGCACTTGGAGAAATGATTGTTATGCTTATGATCTACTGGGAGAAACACCCTGACTCTGTGGAAGAAGAGCACAG TAGACTGGAAGAGTTCACCAAACCCTTCATCATAATTCTCAATCAACCAGACCTCATTCCTTTGGCA CCTCTAGCCGCCTCTGTTTTGTCTCTATTGACACAACACGGTGTTTATGTCGAAGTTGATGCAGACAATCTAACGTCTGTGCTGAAAAACCTGCTTTTGGACTCGTATGAG CCCCAgctttctcttcctcctggcTGGGGACTGTGTGATGGCCTCCTGTCTTTACTCCTACACACACTCTCTGAG CTTGAACATGGCTCAGGATCTTCATGTTTAGATTCAGCAATGTTTTTGGATCTATGGAAAAAAATAGGCACTTTACTAACAATGGCATCACCAGACGCAGACTTCTGTTCGGCAAATG GGCTGCATTCCTTTCTGTCTACTGCACTGTTTGTCTTCACGAAGGACCCATACTCATGCATTCCTCTGTTTTCTGACCACGAATCAAAATGTGTATACACCCTTGGCTGGCTGCTGGGCACTGACAG TCTTCATTTGTTTGCTGAGGGCAGTCCAGGGAGACATGAGCTGGATCTGAGTCACGACAGCCTGTCCGTGTTGAGCTGCCACTTGTTGTGCTTTCCATTCGCTCTGGACCTGCCTTCACACACCATGTCTACAATTTTACAGCTGTATGACAGTTGTGGTATTGTTTTGTGCCTCCTGCAG GTAATTCAAACTCTTCCTCCTCCGCTGTTAGAGCTGCCTCTCTCCCTGCTGAGCCGTTTACTCCTCTGTGACCCCGAGCGTTCCGTTTCCCGCCTCGGAAAagctgcttgtgttttttttgcgcCAGCCGGGGACAGCAGACTCACTGCCTCCAAACACCAGACTCTGCTGAGCAGAACTGCTAGCTCACTCCTCTCTGACTTGCTGCAGCTGGATGTGCTGTGGGACTCTGCTGTGGAGCTGTTAACTGTGCTGTCCCAAGTAGCTCGTTGTTCCCCCTGGCCTGCCCGCTCTCAGCTTCACCTGGAAGCCTCAGTGCTGCAGCAGGCGCTGGCTCACTCTTATGACCAGATCAGGGCTGCCACATGCAGACTTTTAGGAAATTTGGATCCATTCAGGCCTCCCACGCTGCGCACCCTGCAACCTGACATTTTCAAAAGCATGATAAACTGTCTCCATGACTCCTGCACGCCTGTCCGGCGGATGGCTTGCAGGGCAGTCGGAAACTGGTTGGGACATATTGCGGCAGGGGCAGGGTTTAAAATGGGTAGGTCCAATGGAAAGGGCAGTGACACTTCAGGGTGGGGCAAAGGgaagcaacaaaataaacacaagtgtTCACACAATGTGGCAGCAGGAGATTTGTCTACTATAGTAGAACAGGGAGTGGACGATGAGGAGGGGCGCAGGTGGTTAGAGGAAGCCAGGAGGACGGCGGCCATGCTGGCGCCTCTGATCACTGACCCTGATGCCCTCACACGTCGTCACTGTTGCGCAGCCCTGGGAAACCTGGTAAAGGTTGATGGAGCTTTATCCTTGTTGTTGGAAGAGGACGTGTCCAGCTTACTTCTGAGAGCGGCATGCACGGATTCCCATAATGCAGTGAGACAAGCTGCCATAGCAACCCTGTGCCTGTACAGCGAGCAGGACGCAATACGTCAG GTCCTGAGGTCCCTCGATGCCAGTAAGAAACTTCTCCAGGCGTCACAACACGCACCTCCACAGTGTGACTATCACCAGCTCATCGGACAGCT CCTCTGA
- the stk36 gene encoding serine/threonine-protein kinase 36 isoform X1 — protein sequence MNSYHVLELVGEGSFGRVYKGRRRFTGQVVALKFMPKVGRSEKELRSLKREIEIMRDLQHPNIVQLFDSFETETEVVVVTEYAEGQLFQILEDDGHLPESQVREIACQLVSALYYLHSHRILHRDMKPQNILLGKSGVVKLCDFGFARAMSVSTLVLTSIKGTPLYMSPELVEEKPYDHTADLWSLGCILYELHTGAPPFYTNSIFHLVQLIVKDQVKWPDTMSDVCMSFLKGLLTKDPQKRLSWPDLLHHPFVADGVLVLSDTGLFSPLTVSPSPDMMALKLQQVAAKSVPTPGGSRLLRKAIEQMNRGKPVNSDSVKKKKDGVGNERSNSALVAPSPRAKPRSGDVSVTSGHSIMTAVNQSPNPKKQGSVRSKHRGQISRDYEQEFPSVEVGPRLEQRCNEDSQTALQRQDVDSEHYWEKLVQESDPSRQQRELLNHSAIILQLKSMIQAFKAQSSGGAVKESWRIQLPLKVLRNLILTSDLKKSYHIGQELGLPHVLFDLVNDAVENSNSIKQPWSVQALGEMIVMLMIYWEKHPDSVEEEHSRLEEFTKPFIIILNQPDLIPLAPLAASVLSLLTQHGVYVEVDADNLTSVLKNLLLDSYEPQLSLPPGWGLCDGLLSLLLHTLSELEHGSGSSCLDSAMFLDLWKKIGTLLTMASPDADFCSANGLHSFLSTALFVFTKDPYSCIPLFSDHESKCVYTLGWLLGTDSLHLFAEGSPGRHELDLSHDSLSVLSCHLLCFPFALDLPSHTMSTILQLYDSCGIVLCLLQVIQTLPPPLLELPLSLLSRLLLCDPERSVSRLGKAACVFFAPAGDSRLTASKHQTLLSRTASSLLSDLLQLDVLWDSAVELLTVLSQVARCSPWPARSQLHLEASVLQQALAHSYDQIRAATCRLLGNLDPFRPPTLRTLQPDIFKSMINCLHDSCTPVRRMACRAVGNWLGHIAAGAGFKMGRSNGKGSDTSGWGKGKQQNKHKCSHNVAAGDLSTIVEQGVDDEEGRRWLEEARRTAAMLAPLITDPDALTRRHCCAALGNLVKVDGALSLLLEEDVSSLLLRAACTDSHNAVRQAAIATLCLYSEQDAIRQVLRSLDASKKLLQASQHAPPQCDYHQLIGQLGCSLRRVYLKTDGVTLV from the exons ATGAACTCGTATCACGTTTTGGAGCTGGTGGGAGAAGGTTCGTTTGGTCGAGTATACAAGGGAAGGAGAAGATTTACTGGACAG GTGGTGGCTCTGAAGTTCATGCCAAAGGTGGGTCGATCTGAGAAGGAGCTGAGGAGTCTGAAGAGGGAGATAGAGATCATGAGGGACCTTCAACATCCAAATATTGTCCAACTCTTTGACAGCTTTGAGACTGAAACTGAG GTTGTGGTTGTAACTGAGTACGCAGAGGGTCAGTTGTTCCAGATTCTTGAGGACGATGGGCACTTACCAGAAAGCCAG GTCCGTGAGATCGCCTGCCAGCTGGTCTCTGCTCTGTATTACTTGCACTCCCATCGCATCCTTCATCGTGacatgaaaccacaaaatattctgttggGGAAAAGTGGTGTGGTGAAGCTCTGTGACTTTGG GTTTGCCAGGGCCATGAGCGTCTCCACCTTGGTGCTGACTTCTATCAAGGGAACACCACTGTACATGTCCCCTGAGCTGGTGGAGGAGAAACCGTATGACCACACTGCTGATCTCTGGTCTCTGGGCTGCATCCTTTATGAGCTCCACACGGGGGCGCCTCCGTTCTACACTAACTCCATCTTCCACCTGGTGCAGCTTATAGTGAAAGACCAAGTCAAATGGCCAGACACTATGAGCGACGTCTGCATG AGTTTCCTGAAAGGTTTGCTGACCAAAGACCCTCAGAAGCGATTGTCATGGCCAGACCTCCTGCACCATCCCTTTGTTGCTGATGGTGTTTTAG TGCTGTCAGACACAGGCCTTTTCAGCCCTCTGACAGTCTCACCCAGCCCGGACATGATGGCACTGAAACTTCAGCAAGTGGCAGCAAAGTCGGTGCCGACTCCTGGAGGGAGCAGATTGTTGCGAAAGGCCATAGAACAGATGAACAGAGGGAAACCAGTGAACAGTGACAGTGTGAAA AAAAAGAAGGATGGAGTGGGAAATGAAAGGTCCAACTCTGCATTGGTAGCACCGTCTCCGAGAGCCAAGCCCCGCTCTGGTGATGTCTCTGTTACCTCAGGCCACTCGATcatgacagctgtcaatcaaagcCCCAATCCTAAGAAGCAAGGCAGCGTGAGATCAAAACACAG GGGACAGATCAGCAGGGACTATGAACAGGAGTTCCCCTCTGTAGAGGTCGGTCCGCGACTAGAGCAGAGATGCAATGAGGACAGTCAGACCGCACTGCAGAGGCAG GATGTTGACAGTGAGCACTATTGGGAGAAACTGGTCCAAGAATCAGATCCaagcagacagcagagagaaCTATTAAACCACAGTGCCATTATACTTCAACTAAAATCCATGATCCAGGCATTTAAAGCTCAG TCATCAGGTGGCGCTGTTAAAGAATCGTGGCGGATTCAACTACCGCTGAAGGTCTTACGCAACCTTATTCTGACGTCTGACCTCAAGAAGTCGTACCACATTGGTCAGGAACTCGGACTACCCCATGTCCTCTTCGACCTGGTCAATGATGCTGTAGAAAACTCAAATTCCATCAAG CAGCCATGGAGTGTCCAAGCACTTGGAGAAATGATTGTTATGCTTATGATCTACTGGGAGAAACACCCTGACTCTGTGGAAGAAGAGCACAG TAGACTGGAAGAGTTCACCAAACCCTTCATCATAATTCTCAATCAACCAGACCTCATTCCTTTGGCA CCTCTAGCCGCCTCTGTTTTGTCTCTATTGACACAACACGGTGTTTATGTCGAAGTTGATGCAGACAATCTAACGTCTGTGCTGAAAAACCTGCTTTTGGACTCGTATGAG CCCCAgctttctcttcctcctggcTGGGGACTGTGTGATGGCCTCCTGTCTTTACTCCTACACACACTCTCTGAG CTTGAACATGGCTCAGGATCTTCATGTTTAGATTCAGCAATGTTTTTGGATCTATGGAAAAAAATAGGCACTTTACTAACAATGGCATCACCAGACGCAGACTTCTGTTCGGCAAATG GGCTGCATTCCTTTCTGTCTACTGCACTGTTTGTCTTCACGAAGGACCCATACTCATGCATTCCTCTGTTTTCTGACCACGAATCAAAATGTGTATACACCCTTGGCTGGCTGCTGGGCACTGACAG TCTTCATTTGTTTGCTGAGGGCAGTCCAGGGAGACATGAGCTGGATCTGAGTCACGACAGCCTGTCCGTGTTGAGCTGCCACTTGTTGTGCTTTCCATTCGCTCTGGACCTGCCTTCACACACCATGTCTACAATTTTACAGCTGTATGACAGTTGTGGTATTGTTTTGTGCCTCCTGCAG GTAATTCAAACTCTTCCTCCTCCGCTGTTAGAGCTGCCTCTCTCCCTGCTGAGCCGTTTACTCCTCTGTGACCCCGAGCGTTCCGTTTCCCGCCTCGGAAAagctgcttgtgttttttttgcgcCAGCCGGGGACAGCAGACTCACTGCCTCCAAACACCAGACTCTGCTGAGCAGAACTGCTAGCTCACTCCTCTCTGACTTGCTGCAGCTGGATGTGCTGTGGGACTCTGCTGTGGAGCTGTTAACTGTGCTGTCCCAAGTAGCTCGTTGTTCCCCCTGGCCTGCCCGCTCTCAGCTTCACCTGGAAGCCTCAGTGCTGCAGCAGGCGCTGGCTCACTCTTATGACCAGATCAGGGCTGCCACATGCAGACTTTTAGGAAATTTGGATCCATTCAGGCCTCCCACGCTGCGCACCCTGCAACCTGACATTTTCAAAAGCATGATAAACTGTCTCCATGACTCCTGCACGCCTGTCCGGCGGATGGCTTGCAGGGCAGTCGGAAACTGGTTGGGACATATTGCGGCAGGGGCAGGGTTTAAAATGGGTAGGTCCAATGGAAAGGGCAGTGACACTTCAGGGTGGGGCAAAGGgaagcaacaaaataaacacaagtgtTCACACAATGTGGCAGCAGGAGATTTGTCTACTATAGTAGAACAGGGAGTGGACGATGAGGAGGGGCGCAGGTGGTTAGAGGAAGCCAGGAGGACGGCGGCCATGCTGGCGCCTCTGATCACTGACCCTGATGCCCTCACACGTCGTCACTGTTGCGCAGCCCTGGGAAACCTGGTAAAGGTTGATGGAGCTTTATCCTTGTTGTTGGAAGAGGACGTGTCCAGCTTACTTCTGAGAGCGGCATGCACGGATTCCCATAATGCAGTGAGACAAGCTGCCATAGCAACCCTGTGCCTGTACAGCGAGCAGGACGCAATACGTCAG GTCCTGAGGTCCCTCGATGCCAGTAAGAAACTTCTCCAGGCGTCACAACACGCACCTCCACAGTGTGACTATCACCAGCTCATCGGACAGCT